The genomic stretch ACCTACCTGCCCGCAAAAACTTAATAACAATCCAATAATTATTGCCTGAATTATTGAGATATATCCTGTGATTAAACTGGCAATGATAGAAGTCAAAATTCCACCTATTAATCCAGCCACAGTTCCTTCTACGGATTTTTTGGGGCTAATCTGTGGGATTAATTTGTGTTTGCCAAACTTCAATCCGATGCCAAAGGCAAAAGTATCGGTTAACCAGGTGATTAAGAATAATAACACGATGTAGAAACTACCATTTTGCAAGTGTTTTAATAAAAGAATATGACTGAGTAAATAACTAATATAGAACACACCGGCTAATGTTACCCCAATTTCTAAAAAATACCTTTTGATAAAAAAGGTTAATAGATAACCGATTAATAATGGGGAGATTAAAATAGAGGTTAGTAAATAAAATTGTGATGGGATAAAATGGGCAACTAAGGCAAAAAGAAGGCTAATGATTACGCCAATAATTTTAAATGGTTTTATCTGGACTTTTGAGGATAAGGAATAAAATTCCATTAGTCCTAAAAATATGACGAGGCAGATTAATAATAATAAGAAAAGGGTATTTTTTGAGATGATACAATAAATTAATATCGGAACAAATATAACTGAAGTAATTATTCTTTTAAATGTAGAACTCACTTTTTCATCTCCAATATCCCACCAAATCTTCTTTCTCTTTTTTGGTAATCGACAATGGCAGACAGAAAATGTTTTCTTGAAAAATCAGGCCAGTAAGCAGGGGTAATATAAATTTCGGTATATGCAATTTGCCACAATAAAAAGTTACTAATTCTCATCTCGCCACTTGTTCGAATAAGTAAATCTGGTTCTGGTAAATTTGCTGTAGAGAGATATTTTTCAAACAATGGTTCATTGATGTCTTCTGAACTGCATTTTTTGTTTTCAATATCTGCAGTTAATTTTTTAATAGCATCAATAATATCTGCCCGACCACTATAATTGAGGGCAATATTTAATATTAAACCGGTGTTATTAGCCGTTTTTTCCGTTGCCCATTTTAAATCTTTAATTATCAAATCTGATAACTGCTCGATTCTCCCAATGAAATTCAATTTAACATTATCTCGGTTTAATTCTCCAGTCTCTTTGCGTAAATATTCTCGTAAAAGATTCATTAAGGTATTAACCTCTTTTTGAGGTCTGGTCCAATTTTCTGTCGAAAAAGCATAAAGAGTTAAAACCTTAATTCCTAATTCACCGCATAACTTAACAATCCTTTTAACCGTTTTCATTCCCGCACGGTGGCCAGCAACTCGCGGTAGTTTTTTCCCTTTTGCCCATCTTCCATTCCCATCCATAATAATCGCAATATGTCCTGGTAATTTATCTTTATCTATGAGAGACAATAATTGAAATTCATCATTTGGGATGGACATTATCCTTCTAAAATCTCCTTTTCTTTACTCGCCAGCAATTGGTCTATTTTCTCTATGAATCTATTGGTTATTTTTTGGATTTCATCATGGGCATGTCTTGATTCATCTTCGGATATTTCTTTTTCCTTTTCTTTAATCTGGGAATTAATTTTGTGTCTGATATTGCGTATTCCAATTCTTCCTTCTTCCGCTTTTTTCTTAATCACTCGGTCTAACTCTTTTCTTCGTTCCTGGGTCAATGAAGGGATGGAGATTCTAATTACATTTCCATCAGTATTTGGCATAAGGCTTAAATCGGACTTAATAATTGCCTTACAAATAGACTCCGTAACAGATTTATCCCAGGGGGAAATAAGAAGGAGTCGTGGTTCTGGGACAGAGATAGTGGCAAGTTGATGAATGGGCATCTGACTACCATAACATTCTACCCGAATATGTTCAACAAGAGAAGGTGAGGCTTTACCTGTTCGGATTGTGGCAAATTCATTTTTTGTTGCCTCCACAACCTTTGTCATTTTCTCTTCTGCTTCTTTATAAATATTTTTTAGCATAAATTTTATCCCCTCCTTTTTAGTTGGTAATTAGTTAAATGGTAGCTGGTAATTATACTCCAGTGGGGTATAAATTGTGATTATTTAAAGTAATCGGTAATCAGGTAATCAGTAATCGGTAATTTGAGATAGCAGGCTACTGCTTGCTCTTTACCGATAACCTGATAACCGATAACCGATAACCTGAGTTGATAGTAACAGGAAATCACAAAATATGCCTCTCTAAAGTATAGTTACCAGTTTTATGAAACAATAGTTCCAATCTTTTCTCCTAAAATAATATTAAGCAGGTTATTGGGTTTTAATAGATTAAAGACAATTATGGGGATGTTATTTTCCATACATAAAGATATTGCGGTGAAATCCATTATTCTCAATCTTTCGTTAATGACCTGCATATAAGATATTTTATCATATTTAACCGCATCGGGATATTTAACCGGGTCTTTAGAAAAGATACCATCTACTTTAGTTGCTTTCAGGATAACCTCAGCCCCAATTTCTGCGGCTCGAAGTGCCGCGGCTGTATCTGTGGAAAAAAAGGGATTACCTGTTCCTGCGGCAAAAATCACTACCCGTCCTTTTTCCAAATGCCTGATTGCCCTTCTGCGAATATACGGTTCAGCAATTCTTTGCATCTCAATGGCACTCTGGACCCGGCAAAAAACCTGCCGTGTCTCCAGGGCATCTTGCAAGGCAATGGCATTTATCACAGTGGCTAACATACCCATATGGTCAGCTGAGGTTCTATCCATTTGTGAACCATAAATACTCACGCCACGAAAGATATTCCCGCCGCCGATACTGATGGCTATTTCTACCCCCAGATTGTGAATGTCTTTAATTTGTTCGGCAATGGAGGCAATAACTTCTGGTTCAATTCCATAACCTTTTTTACCTTGAAGCACTTCGCCACTGAGTTTGAACAAAACTCGTTTAAAGACAGGTTTTTTATTATCAGTCACCTTTTGTGTTTCCTTTATTTAAAAATCATAGTTAACACTGCTCCAGTTACAGATAAGATTAGCGGGACAAATAAACCAATTACCCAATAAAAGAGATGGTCAATTTTACCTGAAATTCCCTCTATTCGTTTTTCGAATCCATCCATTCGTACTTCAAGGGTATCAATCCGTTGATTTATTTGTTGATTCCCACTTTTTATTAAATCTTCTAATCGTTGAATTTCTGCAACAAACCTTTTCTCGCGTTCATCTATAAATCTATCATAATAAGGTGGAAGTGTATATTCTTTATAAGCTACTGATTCTCCTGGCATTGCCTATCCCTCCTTAATTTTCTCACCAAGTGCATAGCGAACAAACCTGCGAATGGTTATGTTTTCTCTTAATTTGGCAATCACACTCGCCACATAGTCAGAAACAGTTATAGTGGGGTCTTTAATATAAGGTTGTTCCAACAGACAGATTTCCTTATAATATTTTTCCAATCTACCTTCAACAATTTTATCCCAGAATTTTTCTGGCTTACCTGATTTTTTCGCCTGTTCTATGTAAATTTCCCTTTCATTGGCAACCATTTCTTCTCTAACCTGGTCTTTGGAGACAACATAAGGATTAGAGGCGGCGATTTGCATGGCAATATTTTTCACTAATTCTTGAAATTCAGAATTTTTAGCCACAAAATCTGTTTCACAATTAATTTCAACCAACACCCCAAGTTTTGCACCAGGATGGATATAAGAAAAAATTGTTCCTTCTTTGGTTTCGCGGAGTTGTTTTTTCTTTGCTTCGGCTAATCCCTGTGTGCGTAAAATTTTCAATGCCTCTTCAACAACT from bacterium encodes the following:
- a CDS encoding CDP-archaeol synthase, translated to MSSTFKRIITSVIFVPILIYCIISKNTLFLLLLICLVIFLGLMEFYSLSSKVQIKPFKIIGVIISLLFALVAHFIPSQFYLLTSILISPLLIGYLLTFFIKRYFLEIGVTLAGVFYISYLLSHILLLKHLQNGSFYIVLLFLITWLTDTFAFGIGLKFGKHKLIPQISPKKSVEGTVAGLIGGILTSIIASLITGYISIIQAIIIGLLLSFCGQVGDLLESKIKRLTGVKDSATWIPGHGGVLDVFDSVIFNAPIIYYYFLFSL
- a CDS encoding isoprenyl transferase — translated: MSIPNDEFQLLSLIDKDKLPGHIAIIMDGNGRWAKGKKLPRVAGHRAGMKTVKRIVKLCGELGIKVLTLYAFSTENWTRPQKEVNTLMNLLREYLRKETGELNRDNVKLNFIGRIEQLSDLIIKDLKWATEKTANNTGLILNIALNYSGRADIIDAIKKLTADIENKKCSSEDINEPLFEKYLSTANLPEPDLLIRTSGEMRISNFLLWQIAYTEIYITPAYWPDFSRKHFLSAIVDYQKRERRFGGILEMKK
- the frr gene encoding ribosome recycling factor codes for the protein MLKNIYKEAEEKMTKVVEATKNEFATIRTGKASPSLVEHIRVECYGSQMPIHQLATISVPEPRLLLISPWDKSVTESICKAIIKSDLSLMPNTDGNVIRISIPSLTQERRKELDRVIKKKAEEGRIGIRNIRHKINSQIKEKEKEISEDESRHAHDEIQKITNRFIEKIDQLLASKEKEILEG
- the pyrH gene encoding UMP kinase, yielding MTDNKKPVFKRVLFKLSGEVLQGKKGYGIEPEVIASIAEQIKDIHNLGVEIAISIGGGNIFRGVSIYGSQMDRTSADHMGMLATVINAIALQDALETRQVFCRVQSAIEMQRIAEPYIRRRAIRHLEKGRVVIFAAGTGNPFFSTDTAAALRAAEIGAEVILKATKVDGIFSKDPVKYPDAVKYDKISYMQVINERLRIMDFTAISLCMENNIPIIVFNLLKPNNLLNIILGEKIGTIVS
- the tsf gene encoding translation elongation factor Ts yields the protein MVISAEQVKQLREITGAPMMECKEALQKANGVVEEALKILRTQGLAEAKKKQLRETKEGTIFSYIHPGAKLGVLVEINCETDFVAKNSEFQELVKNIAMQIAASNPYVVSKDQVREEMVANEREIYIEQAKKSGKPEKFWDKIVEGRLEKYYKEICLLEQPYIKDPTITVSDYVASVIAKLRENITIRRFVRYALGEKIKEG